In one window of Chryseobacterium sp. JV274 DNA:
- a CDS encoding glycoside hydrolase family 30 protein: protein MKFHNLYSFFRGAALLSGVALFSLSCTVVSNKGNEVQYWLTKGDESVKLQQQTSVKFVNTSNSFQNIEIDDSQKFQYVDGFGYTLTGGSVEVINRLSSSKRKALLNELFGNDKNSISISYLRLSIGASDLDGKVFSYDDLPEGQTDPSLSNFSLEKDKNLIATLKEILAINPSVKIIAAPWSPPVWMKDNGQSKGGSLKPEFYGTYAQYFVKYIQGMKKEGITIDAVTPQNEPLHPGNNPSLYMPSEKQGDFIKNHLGPVFKANGITTKIVVYDHNCNKPEYAIDILKDSEANKYIDGSAFHLYEGEISALSTVHNAFPDKNLYFTEQWTGSKGTFTEDLNWHTKNVIIGSMRNWSKIALEWNLANDPEYAPHTPGGCTECKGAVTVSDSENFTRNVSYYIIAHASKFVPAGSQRIASTQTDKLSTAAFKTQFGKIVLIVQNDNPSDDNFNIKFAGKTAAVTISGRSTATYIF from the coding sequence ATGAAGTTTCACAACTTATATAGTTTCTTTAGAGGTGCCGCACTACTTAGTGGTGTGGCCCTTTTTTCTTTGTCGTGTACAGTTGTATCCAATAAAGGAAATGAAGTACAGTACTGGCTTACAAAAGGTGATGAAAGTGTAAAGTTACAGCAGCAGACTTCTGTTAAATTTGTAAATACTTCCAACAGTTTTCAGAATATTGAAATTGATGATTCTCAAAAGTTTCAATATGTTGATGGCTTTGGATATACATTAACAGGGGGAAGTGTTGAGGTAATCAACCGATTGTCATCTTCCAAAAGAAAAGCACTGCTTAACGAACTTTTTGGAAATGATAAAAACTCAATTTCCATCAGCTATTTAAGGTTAAGTATAGGAGCTTCCGATCTTGATGGTAAAGTATTTTCATATGATGATCTGCCGGAAGGACAGACTGATCCTTCTCTTTCAAATTTCAGTTTGGAAAAAGATAAAAATCTGATTGCTACGTTAAAAGAGATTTTAGCAATCAATCCTTCTGTTAAAATCATTGCTGCGCCATGGTCACCTCCGGTTTGGATGAAAGACAATGGCCAGTCAAAAGGAGGAAGTTTGAAACCTGAATTCTATGGAACATATGCCCAATATTTTGTAAAATACATCCAGGGCATGAAAAAAGAGGGCATTACCATCGATGCAGTAACCCCTCAGAATGAACCTTTACACCCGGGAAATAATCCGAGTTTGTATATGCCGTCTGAAAAGCAGGGAGATTTTATTAAGAACCATCTCGGACCGGTTTTTAAAGCCAATGGAATTACTACGAAAATTGTTGTCTACGATCACAATTGCAACAAACCTGAATATGCCATTGATATTTTAAAAGATTCTGAAGCGAACAAGTATATAGACGGATCCGCTTTTCATTTGTATGAAGGAGAGATTTCGGCTCTAAGTACTGTGCATAATGCTTTCCCTGATAAAAATCTATACTTTACCGAACAGTGGACCGGATCAAAAGGAACTTTTACCGAAGATCTGAACTGGCACACAAAAAATGTAATTATCGGCTCCATGAGAAACTGGAGTAAAATCGCTTTGGAATGGAATCTTGCTAACGATCCGGAATATGCTCCGCATACACCAGGCGGTTGTACAGAATGTAAAGGAGCAGTTACCGTGTCTGACAGTGAGAATTTCACAAGAAATGTTTCCTATTATATAATTGCCCACGCTTCGAAATTTGTTCCGGCAGGATCACAGCGTATCGCTTCCACACAGACAGATAAACTTTCCACTGCTGCTTTTAAGACTCAATTTGGGAAAATAGTTTTAATTGTGCAGAACGATAACCCTTCAGATGATAATTTTAATATTAAATTTGCCGGGAAAACCGCTGCTGTAACAATTTCAGGACGTTCTACAGCAACCTATATTTTTTAA